One Clostridium estertheticum DNA segment encodes these proteins:
- a CDS encoding zinc-dependent alcohol dehydrogenase, which translates to MEISQINIEDIVKQVMKEMVEKNTDSKSSPGSGSISKMSHVAMLTGERKIEVKEFKIPEISDDEILVKVEGCGICGTDVHEYKGDPFGLIPVVLGHEGSGEIVKVGKNIKIDTAGKSVKLGDKLVSCVIPCGECEPCLSNPGRANLCENAKIFGLLPDDEVHLNGWFGEYLVLRKGATFFNVTGMNLNQRLLIEPAAVVVHAVERAKTTGLLKFNSKVVVQGCGPIGLLLISVVRTLGVEHIIAVDGDENRLKMARKMGATKTVNFMEHNGIDALTKAVYEACDGIGADFAFQCTGVPKAAANIWKFIKRGGGLCEVGFFVNGGDCTINPHFDICNKEVTLVGSWTYTPQDYPTTIDFIKRATGIGLPLEELITHKFSLDNLNEAMEVNMKQEGIKIIYVNENF; encoded by the coding sequence ATGGAAATAAGTCAAATTAATATTGAAGATATTGTTAAACAGGTTATGAAAGAAATGGTGGAAAAAAATACGGATAGCAAAAGTTCACCTGGAAGTGGTTCGATTTCTAAAATGAGCCATGTAGCTATGCTTACTGGTGAGAGGAAAATAGAAGTAAAAGAATTTAAAATCCCTGAAATAAGTGATGATGAAATACTTGTTAAGGTTGAAGGTTGTGGAATTTGTGGTACTGATGTACATGAATACAAAGGAGACCCTTTTGGTTTAATTCCTGTAGTACTAGGTCATGAAGGATCAGGAGAAATAGTTAAAGTTGGTAAAAACATTAAAATAGATACAGCTGGAAAATCAGTTAAACTTGGTGACAAATTAGTATCTTGCGTTATACCTTGTGGGGAATGTGAGCCATGTTTAAGCAATCCAGGAAGAGCTAATCTTTGTGAAAATGCAAAAATATTTGGACTTCTTCCAGATGATGAAGTTCATCTAAATGGATGGTTTGGTGAATACCTAGTACTCAGAAAAGGTGCAACTTTTTTCAATGTAACTGGTATGAATCTAAATCAAAGACTCTTAATTGAACCTGCAGCAGTAGTAGTACATGCAGTGGAGAGGGCAAAGACAACGGGGCTACTTAAGTTCAATAGTAAAGTAGTTGTGCAAGGCTGTGGGCCAATAGGACTCCTTTTAATTTCTGTAGTTAGAACTCTTGGTGTGGAACATATAATAGCGGTAGATGGTGATGAAAATAGATTGAAAATGGCTAGAAAGATGGGGGCAACTAAAACTGTGAACTTTATGGAGCATAATGGAATAGATGCTTTAACTAAAGCTGTTTATGAGGCTTGTGATGGTATAGGTGCAGATTTTGCTTTCCAATGTACTGGTGTTCCAAAAGCAGCGGCAAATATCTGGAAATTCATAAAACGTGGTGGTGGTCTTTGTGAGGTTGGTTTCTTTGTTAATGGCGGAGATTGTACAATAAATCCTCATTTTGATATATGTAATAAAGAAGTTACGTTAGTAGGTTCTTGGACTTATACCCCTCAGGATTATCCAACAACTATTGACTTTATAAAAAGAGCAACTGGTATAGGGCTTCCGCTTGAAGAGTTAATAACTCATAAATTCTCACTAGATAATTTAAATGAAGCTATGGAAGTTAATATGAAGCAAGAAGGAATAAAAATTATTTATGTAAATGAAAACTTTTAG
- a CDS encoding BMC domain-containing protein: MAEGVGFLEVYGLTAAFVAADAACKAANVRIDAFDHNKPANADNLPVPLLVLVKMRGSIEDVKAAMDAGEQAAKKVSGVVTTHIIARPDMDTEKLLKINSLTKK; encoded by the coding sequence ATGGCAGAGGGTGTAGGATTTCTTGAAGTATATGGCTTAACTGCAGCTTTTGTTGCAGCAGATGCAGCTTGCAAGGCTGCAAATGTTAGAATAGATGCTTTTGATCATAATAAACCAGCCAATGCAGATAATTTACCAGTACCACTACTTGTTTTGGTTAAAATGAGAGGAAGTATTGAAGATGTTAAAGCGGCAATGGATGCAGGGGAGCAGGCTGCTAAAAAGGTATCAGGAGTGGTTACCACTCATATTATAGCCAGACCAGATATGGATACTGAAAAATTATTAAAAATAAATTCATTAACAAAAAAATAA
- the eutM gene encoding ethanolamine utilization microcompartment protein EutM translates to MTQEALGMVETRGLVAAIEAADAMVKAADVTLIGTEKVGSGLVTVMVRGDVGAVKAATEVGAAAAQRLGELVAVHVIPRPHGDVEKILPSTK, encoded by the coding sequence ATGACTCAAGAAGCTTTAGGAATGGTAGAAACAAGAGGTCTTGTAGCAGCAATAGAAGCAGCGGATGCAATGGTAAAGGCAGCAGACGTAACACTTATAGGAACAGAAAAAGTTGGTTCAGGACTTGTAACAGTAATGGTAAGAGGAGATGTAGGTGCTGTTAAAGCAGCAACAGAGGTTGGAGCGGCTGCAGCACAAAGATTAGGAGAACTTGTAGCAGTTCATGTAATCCCAAGACCACATGGCGATGTGGAAAAAATTCTTCCAAGCACAAAGTAG
- a CDS encoding BMC domain-containing protein has product MKALGFVEVSGVVAAVEALDSMLKTADVEFVTWENKLGGRLVTIVITGSISSVNEAVEIGSARANAITKTVAHAIIANPHEEVIKLIQISAKKLNLAKSGEAREF; this is encoded by the coding sequence ATGAAAGCATTAGGTTTTGTAGAAGTATCGGGAGTAGTAGCAGCAGTTGAAGCTCTAGATTCTATGCTGAAAACTGCGGATGTTGAGTTTGTTACATGGGAAAACAAGCTTGGTGGAAGACTTGTAACCATAGTAATAACTGGTAGCATATCCTCAGTTAATGAGGCAGTGGAAATTGGTAGTGCAAGGGCAAACGCAATAACTAAAACTGTTGCACATGCAATAATTGCAAATCCTCATGAAGAAGTTATAAAATTAATCCAAATAAGCGCTAAAAAATTAAATCTAGCGAAAAGTGGTGAAGCACGTGAGTTCTGA
- the eutM gene encoding ethanolamine utilization microcompartment protein EutM — MEHQALGMVETRGLVAAIEAADAMVKAANVILIGTEKIGSGLVTIMVRGDVGAVKAATEVGAAAAQRLGELVAVHVIPRPHGDVEKILPTVK; from the coding sequence ATGGAACATCAAGCATTAGGAATGGTAGAAACAAGAGGACTAGTAGCAGCAATAGAGGCAGCGGACGCAATGGTGAAGGCAGCTAATGTTATATTAATCGGAACAGAGAAAATCGGTTCAGGACTTGTAACTATAATGGTAAGAGGGGATGTAGGGGCAGTAAAAGCTGCAACAGAAGTTGGAGCAGCTGCAGCGCAAAGACTAGGAGAACTTGTAGCAGTACACGTAATACCAAGACCACATGGTGATGTAGAAAAGATACTTCCAACAGTAAAATAA
- a CDS encoding phosphate propanoyltransferase: MDKDELVKIITKMVKETITNNDNILVPVGVSGRHVHLCREHMDILFGKNSQLEKKKDLMGGQFAAQQCVTIIGGKLSSLENVRILGPLRKESQIEISKTDSIKLGVKATVRESGELKNSAPITLVGPIGAITLIEGCIVAKRHIHMSNQEAEKFGLQNNQIVDVKVPGGRGGLLGNVQIRTDNTYTLEMHIDTDEANAMEIKCGSLLQIVK; encoded by the coding sequence ATGGATAAAGATGAATTAGTTAAAATTATAACAAAAATGGTTAAGGAAACCATAACTAATAATGATAATATCCTTGTACCAGTAGGTGTTTCTGGAAGACATGTACATTTGTGTAGAGAACATATGGACATTCTGTTCGGTAAAAACTCTCAGCTTGAAAAAAAGAAGGATTTAATGGGAGGGCAATTTGCGGCGCAGCAGTGTGTAACAATTATTGGAGGGAAGCTTAGCTCATTAGAAAATGTTAGAATCCTTGGTCCGCTCCGAAAAGAAAGTCAAATTGAAATATCAAAAACTGATTCTATAAAGCTTGGGGTAAAAGCCACAGTAAGGGAATCCGGTGAACTCAAAAATTCTGCACCGATTACATTAGTAGGACCTATTGGTGCAATTACACTTATTGAAGGATGTATAGTTGCTAAAAGGCATATTCATATGTCAAACCAGGAAGCAGAAAAATTTGGTCTACAAAATAACCAAATTGTAGATGTGAAAGTACCCGGAGGACGGGGTGGGTTATTAGGTAATGTACAGATTAGAACTGATAATACCTATACTTTAGAAATGCACATCGATACAGATGAGGCTAATGCAATGGAAATCAAATGTGGAAGTT